One genomic region from Leptolyngbyaceae cyanobacterium JSC-12 encodes:
- a CDS encoding ABC-type Co2+ transport system, permease component (IMG reference gene:2510095789~PFAM: Cobalt uptake substrate-specific transmembrane region~TIGRFAM: cobalamin biosynthesis protein CbiM), giving the protein MHVPDGILPAQICLGGYVLTGLTAWFSLRKIHHSPDPARGVPKAALLTAAFFSASLLHIPVPPASVHLVLNGLLGVMLGYYAFLAILVGLFLQAVMFGHGGLSTLGVNALIMGIPAFIAYFLFQLRDRIPKRFNPKLTTGVFAFLAGASGTAISAILFYSLMVLNIPAELDVTAEQIAVMGLTLTHIPLVILEGIFTAVLVLFLEKVKPELLRSPWSKASL; this is encoded by the coding sequence ATGCACGTCCCAGATGGGATTCTGCCAGCTCAGATTTGCCTTGGTGGGTATGTGTTGACTGGGCTAACGGCGTGGTTTAGCTTGCGGAAAATTCATCATAGTCCAGATCCAGCCCGGGGAGTCCCAAAAGCCGCACTGCTGACAGCCGCTTTTTTTTCAGCATCTTTGCTGCACATTCCTGTGCCACCTGCGAGTGTGCATCTAGTCCTCAATGGTTTGCTGGGTGTCATGCTTGGTTATTACGCCTTTCTAGCAATTTTGGTGGGCTTGTTTTTGCAAGCGGTCATGTTTGGGCATGGTGGGTTGAGTACATTGGGAGTGAATGCTTTGATTATGGGAATTCCGGCGTTCATTGCGTATTTCCTGTTTCAACTCCGCGATCGCATTCCTAAACGATTTAACCCAAAATTGACAACTGGTGTTTTTGCCTTCCTGGCAGGAGCAAGCGGGACTGCCATTTCAGCCATCTTGTTTTACAGTTTGATGGTGTTGAATATTCCAGCAGAACTAGACGTAACAGCAGAGCAAATTGCAGTCATGGGGTTAACCCTTACCCACATTCCCCTGGTAATTCTAGAAGGGATCTTTACGGCTGTTCTGGTGCTGTTCTTGGAGAAAGTAAAGCCTGAACTACTGCGAAGTCCCTGGTCAAAGGCATCGTTATGA
- a CDS encoding cobalt ABC transporter, permease protein CbiQ (IMG reference gene:2510095790~PFAM: Cobalt transport protein~TIGRFAM: cobalt ABC transporter, permease protein CbiQ) produces the protein MKLHLDVYSHQYSWMHRWEPRCKLIGLMGLIVAFAFVRDLRLLVPMLGVTGGLFALSRLPLTVLIHRLRYPGFFLLGVVFLLPFFAGETVIWQWGGLSLYQEGCLAVVLIAVRFFSILTIALILVASTPFLTLLKALRSLGLSPILTDMVLLTYRYLYDMTENLTTMRTAMRLRGGDRARARFLLPDWRALQQTATLAGTLLIRSYEQSERVYKAMRLRGYGLAPRQPNWQDWRTIKASNVLALGLSLIVAGGFVLAEVLIEGMGRNAR, from the coding sequence ATGAAATTGCATCTAGATGTCTACAGCCATCAATACTCATGGATGCATCGTTGGGAGCCAAGATGCAAACTAATTGGGTTGATGGGGTTAATCGTTGCCTTCGCCTTTGTGCGGGATTTACGTTTGCTGGTTCCGATGTTGGGGGTAACAGGGGGATTGTTTGCTCTATCTAGATTGCCGCTCACGGTGCTAATCCATCGCCTGCGCTATCCAGGTTTTTTCCTGTTGGGCGTTGTGTTCCTGTTACCCTTCTTTGCTGGGGAAACAGTGATCTGGCAGTGGGGCGGGCTGTCGCTATATCAGGAAGGCTGTTTGGCAGTGGTGTTGATTGCGGTGCGGTTTTTCTCAATTTTGACGATCGCCTTAATTTTGGTTGCCTCTACTCCATTCCTAACACTGCTTAAGGCACTGCGATCGCTAGGTCTTTCGCCAATTTTGACGGATATGGTGCTGCTCACCTACCGCTACCTGTACGACATGACAGAGAACTTAACCACGATGCGAACTGCAATGCGACTTAGAGGTGGCGATCGCGCCCGTGCCCGATTTCTTCTTCCCGATTGGCGCGCCTTGCAGCAAACCGCAACATTGGCAGGAACGCTACTAATTCGTAGCTATGAACAATCAGAGCGCGTATACAAAGCCATGCGTCTGCGAGGATACGGACTGGCACCAAGGCAGCCAAATTGGCAAGATTGGCGCACTATCAAGGCAAGCAACGTCTTGGCGCTAGGGTTAAGTTTGATTGTGGCAGGCGGATTTGTGCTAGCTGAAGTGTTGATTGAGGGAATGGGGCGGAACGCGAGATGA
- a CDS encoding ABC-type cobalt transport system, ATPase component (IMG reference gene:2510095791~PFAM: ABC transporter~TIGRFAM: cobalt transport protein ATP-binding subunit), whose product MTRMEQVLQERQPILPPKAANPPAIAITHLSFSYPDCAYTIHDLNVQIQPGERVGIVGANGCGKTTLFLLLCGVLTPTAGEISILGNPIIPGALETRIGLVFQNPDDQLFSASVWDDIAFGPLNLGLLPEDVEQRVSTAMALTNVVELAQRPPHHLSGGQKKRVAIAGVLATNPEILLLDEPSAQLDPRSRRQLIQLLDSLPQTQLIATHDLDLALELCDRTILLSEGQMVCDDDTYTILSNAELLEQYALELPLSYSRPYCQLNHAPAINC is encoded by the coding sequence ATGACACGCATGGAACAAGTGCTACAAGAACGGCAACCCATTTTGCCCCCAAAAGCAGCAAATCCTCCTGCAATTGCGATCACCCACCTCAGCTTTTCCTATCCCGACTGCGCTTACACTATTCATGACCTCAATGTGCAAATTCAACCAGGGGAACGGGTTGGCATCGTTGGAGCCAACGGCTGTGGCAAAACTACCTTGTTCCTGCTGCTTTGCGGCGTTTTAACTCCTACTGCTGGAGAAATCTCGATTTTAGGCAATCCAATAATTCCTGGTGCCTTGGAAACACGAATTGGACTGGTATTCCAAAATCCTGACGACCAACTCTTTTCTGCCTCAGTATGGGATGATATAGCGTTTGGTCCGTTAAATCTGGGATTACTCCCAGAAGACGTTGAGCAACGGGTTAGCACAGCAATGGCGTTAACCAATGTGGTTGAACTGGCACAACGTCCACCCCATCACCTCTCTGGCGGCCAAAAGAAGCGGGTGGCGATCGCTGGAGTACTAGCAACCAACCCTGAAATTCTGTTGCTGGATGAACCCTCTGCCCAACTCGATCCCCGCTCCCGTCGGCAATTGATTCAGTTACTCGACTCTTTGCCACAAACTCAATTGATTGCTACTCACGATCTGGATTTGGCACTGGAATTGTGCGATCGCACGATCTTGTTAAGCGAGGGACAAATGGTTTGCGATGACGACACTTATACCATCCTGAGCAACGCCGAACTCTTGGAACAATACGCCTTGGAATTACCCCTCAGCTACAGTCGCCCCTACTGCCAGCTAAACCATGCTCCAGCAATAAACTGTTAG
- a CDS encoding hypothetical protein (IMG reference gene:2510095792): MSQPILYIAITNHGFGHATRAAAVAAEIQRQCPDILLILVTTAPRWLLEGYLSGHFILRPRAFDIGVVQSDSIQMDKAATLAKLNEIYTNQHAIIAGEVNFIQQNQVGLILADMPPLATLIAKAAGIPCYMMSNFGWDFIYRPWGEEFASIADWIADCFSQCDRLFRLPLHEPMSAFPHITDVGFTGGTPRYSSEQLRQDLNLHAPIDKTVLLTFGGLGLEQIPYQNLAHFPDWQFLTFDRNAPDLPNLVKLSSPQYRPVDVMPICKCVISKPGFSTFSEACRLKLPIISITRDDFAEAAVLLRAMQNYVPNRILPPAEFFESQWEFLHDSFQAPYCSDLPITDGNVEIAEAVLHYFQTVA, translated from the coding sequence ATGTCTCAGCCCATTCTTTACATCGCCATTACCAATCATGGGTTTGGACATGCCACCCGTGCGGCTGCCGTTGCTGCGGAAATTCAACGCCAGTGCCCTGATATTTTGCTGATTCTCGTCACCACAGCACCTCGCTGGCTCCTGGAAGGGTATCTCTCAGGACATTTTATCTTGCGTCCCCGTGCTTTTGATATTGGTGTGGTGCAAAGCGACAGCATCCAGATGGATAAAGCTGCTACCCTTGCGAAACTCAACGAAATTTATACGAATCAACACGCGATCATTGCTGGGGAAGTCAACTTCATCCAACAAAACCAGGTAGGGTTGATTCTAGCGGATATGCCACCTCTGGCAACGTTGATTGCCAAAGCGGCTGGCATTCCCTGTTACATGATGAGCAATTTTGGCTGGGATTTTATTTATCGCCCCTGGGGAGAGGAGTTTGCAAGCATTGCCGATTGGATTGCAGACTGTTTTAGCCAGTGCGATCGCCTGTTTCGCTTGCCCCTGCACGAACCCATGAGCGCGTTTCCTCATATCACTGATGTTGGCTTTACAGGTGGCACACCCCGCTACAGTAGCGAACAACTGCGGCAAGATTTGAACTTACATGCTCCGATAGACAAAACCGTGCTGCTCACCTTTGGCGGCTTAGGGTTAGAGCAAATTCCTTATCAAAACCTGGCACACTTTCCTGATTGGCAATTTCTCACGTTTGACCGCAACGCGCCCGATCTACCAAATCTGGTAAAACTCAGCAGCCCCCAATATCGCCCAGTTGATGTGATGCCGATTTGTAAGTGCGTTATTTCCAAACCAGGATTCAGCACCTTTTCAGAAGCCTGTCGATTAAAGTTGCCAATTATCTCCATCACCCGCGATGACTTTGCGGAAGCAGCGGTTTTACTCCGTGCTATGCAAAATTATGTCCCCAACCGCATTTTGCCCCCTGCAGAATTTTTTGAAAGCCAATGGGAGTTTCTTCACGATTCGTTTCAGGCTCCTTATTGCTCCGATCTACCGATCACCGATGGCAACGTTGAAATTGCCGAAGCCGTGCTTCATTATTTTCAAACTGTGGCGTGA
- a CDS encoding secondary thiamine-phosphate synthase enzyme (IMG reference gene:2510095793~PFAM: Uncharacterised protein family UPF0047~TIGRFAM: secondary thiamine-phosphate synthase enzyme) — translation MSHYQKIISIPTTGKSLCKVTSKVQAIVAESGIRTGLCTLFLRHTSASLVIQENADPDVLTDLNQFLANLVPEGNHYIHSTEGPDDMPAHIRTALTSTSEQIPITNGRLSLGIWQGIYIWEHRQRGSNRELVVHLTGE, via the coding sequence ATGTCTCATTATCAAAAAATCATCAGCATCCCTACCACTGGCAAATCACTCTGCAAAGTAACGTCTAAAGTGCAGGCAATTGTAGCAGAATCTGGCATTCGCACTGGGCTTTGCACCCTGTTTCTGCGCCATACCTCTGCAAGCCTGGTGATTCAAGAAAATGCCGACCCTGACGTGCTCACTGATCTGAATCAGTTTCTAGCAAACCTGGTTCCTGAAGGCAATCACTACATCCATAGCACCGAAGGACCAGATGATATGCCTGCCCATATTCGTACTGCTCTCACTAGCACCTCTGAACAAATCCCGATTACCAATGGTCGCCTGTCGCTTGGCATCTGGCAGGGCATCTATATCTGGGAGCATCGGCAACGGGGGTCCAATCGTGAACTTGTCGTTCACTTGACGGGGGAATAG
- a CDS encoding hypothetical protein (IMG reference gene:2510095794), translating to MIRQLTLFVLTASLIACSRELLANGSVSTSTGDTAMMTKTGIAIKKVSLIAREEKSSPAGVKPDRDRDIGFASIFFELENQRPQATIVTLRKIEVCNALTGFTQLKTEQPQTIELKPLEVFSNHIQLTNKTGFRGFGKVKAKITLQIGDRTETIESSSVDIEKH from the coding sequence GTCGTGAATTGCTGGCAAATGGTTCTGTTTCAACTTCTACTGGAGATACAGCAATGATGACAAAAACAGGGATTGCAATCAAAAAAGTGTCGCTGATAGCCCGGGAAGAAAAATCATCGCCTGCTGGTGTTAAACCAGATCGCGATCGCGATATAGGGTTTGCTTCCATCTTTTTTGAACTGGAAAATCAACGACCGCAAGCAACAATCGTCACGCTCCGAAAGATTGAAGTTTGTAATGCTTTAACTGGTTTTACACAACTTAAAACGGAACAACCTCAGACAATCGAATTAAAACCACTCGAAGTCTTTTCAAATCATATTCAGCTAACTAATAAAACAGGCTTTCGTGGCTTTGGTAAAGTCAAGGCAAAGATCACCCTGCAAATCGGCGATCGCACAGAAACGATAGAATCGTCCTCCGTAGACATTGAGAAACACTGA